A single region of the Variovorax paradoxus genome encodes:
- a CDS encoding DUF808 domain-containing protein: MATSLLLLLDDIATVLDDVSILTKVAAKKTAGVLGDDLALNAQQVSGVKAERELPVVWAVCKGSFVNKLILVPAALAIGTWLPWLVTPLLMIGGAFLCFEGCEKLAHKFLHKQEHDADTARHERAVADETIDVVAVEKDKIKGAVRTDFILSAEIIAITLGTVQGQPFVTQFTVLAGIALIMTVGVYGLVAGIVKLDDAGLYLSQQASKAAQALGRGILAAAPWLMKGLSIAGTAAMFLVGGGILVHGVPAFGHAVEHWAEATGGVFGALGSMGVNAGVGLVAGAVVLAVVELVKKLRR; this comes from the coding sequence ATGGCCACCAGCCTGCTTCTGCTGCTCGACGACATCGCCACCGTTCTGGACGACGTCTCGATCCTCACCAAGGTAGCCGCCAAGAAAACGGCCGGCGTTCTGGGCGACGACCTGGCTCTCAATGCGCAGCAGGTTTCGGGCGTCAAGGCCGAGCGCGAACTGCCCGTGGTCTGGGCGGTGTGCAAGGGCTCGTTCGTCAACAAGCTCATCCTGGTGCCCGCGGCGCTGGCCATCGGCACATGGTTGCCCTGGCTGGTGACGCCGCTGCTGATGATCGGCGGCGCGTTCCTCTGCTTCGAAGGCTGCGAGAAGCTGGCCCACAAGTTCCTGCACAAGCAGGAGCACGACGCCGACACCGCGCGCCACGAGCGGGCGGTGGCCGACGAGACCATCGACGTGGTCGCCGTCGAGAAGGACAAGATCAAGGGCGCGGTGCGCACCGACTTCATTCTTTCGGCGGAAATCATCGCCATCACGCTGGGCACTGTTCAGGGCCAGCCCTTCGTCACGCAGTTCACCGTGCTCGCGGGCATTGCGCTGATCATGACCGTCGGCGTCTACGGCCTGGTGGCCGGCATCGTGAAGCTCGACGACGCGGGCCTCTACCTGAGCCAGCAGGCCAGCAAGGCCGCGCAGGCGCTTGGCCGCGGCATCCTGGCCGCGGCGCCCTGGCTCATGAAGGGGCTGTCGATTGCGGGCACCGCCGCCATGTTCCTCGTGGGCGGCGGCATCCTGGTGCACGGCGTTCCCGCGTTCGGCCATGCGGTCGAACACTGGGCCGAGGCCACCGGCGGTGTGTTCGGCGCGCTCGGATCGATGGGCGTGAACGCGGGTGTCGGCCTTGTTGCCGGTGCCGTGGTGCTCGCGGTGGTCGAGCTCGTCAAGAAGCTCCGCCGCTGA
- a CDS encoding DUF2164 domain-containing protein, with protein MTIEIAKEARQQAIASIERYFRENMEEPIGNIAAGALLGFFLEEVGPIVYNKAVADVQERLQARISEVDLEVHEDEFQYWRKFDRQKKGK; from the coding sequence ATGACCATCGAGATCGCCAAGGAAGCACGGCAGCAAGCCATCGCGTCGATCGAGCGCTACTTTCGAGAGAACATGGAAGAGCCGATCGGGAACATCGCCGCCGGCGCGCTGCTCGGCTTCTTTCTCGAGGAGGTCGGGCCCATCGTCTACAACAAGGCGGTGGCCGACGTGCAGGAGCGCCTGCAGGCTCGCATCTCCGAAGTCGACCTCGAAGTGCACGAAGACGAATTCCAGTACTGGCGCAAGTTCGACCGGCAGAAAAAGGGCAAGTGA
- a CDS encoding enoyl-CoA hydratase/isomerase family protein produces MDYTRYQTLAITRRGINDAVLDIQMRAANGKLPTAGHDGHRELAEIWRDVAADDTVRCAVLRGEGLGFSGGGDLAMVQDMTTDDAVRQRVWKEARDLVYNIINCDKPIVSAMHGPAVGAGLVAGLLADISIASKGAKIVDGHTRLGVAAGDHAAIVWPLLCGMAKAKYHLLLCEPVSGEEAERNGLVSLAVDEADLLPRAYEVADRLAAGSQSAIRLTKYALNNWLRQAGPTFDASLALEFMGFAGADVREGVASLRERRAPNFG; encoded by the coding sequence ATGGACTACACCCGCTACCAGACCCTTGCCATCACGCGCCGCGGCATCAACGATGCGGTGCTCGATATCCAGATGCGCGCCGCCAACGGCAAGCTGCCGACGGCCGGCCATGACGGCCACCGGGAGCTCGCGGAAATCTGGCGCGACGTGGCGGCCGACGACACGGTGCGCTGCGCGGTGCTGCGGGGCGAGGGGCTGGGTTTTTCCGGCGGCGGCGACCTGGCCATGGTGCAGGACATGACCACCGACGACGCGGTGCGCCAGCGCGTATGGAAAGAGGCGCGCGACCTCGTCTACAACATCATCAACTGCGACAAGCCGATCGTGAGCGCCATGCACGGCCCGGCCGTGGGCGCCGGGCTGGTGGCGGGGCTGCTGGCCGATATTTCCATTGCCAGCAAGGGCGCGAAGATCGTCGACGGCCATACGCGCCTGGGCGTCGCGGCGGGCGACCATGCGGCCATCGTCTGGCCGCTCTTGTGCGGCATGGCCAAGGCCAAGTACCACCTGCTGCTGTGCGAGCCGGTGAGCGGCGAGGAGGCCGAGCGCAACGGCCTGGTGTCGCTCGCGGTGGACGAGGCCGACTTGCTGCCGCGCGCCTATGAAGTGGCCGACCGGCTGGCGGCCGGCAGCCAGAGCGCGATTCGCCTCACCAAGTACGCGCTCAACAACTGGCTGCGACAGGCCGGGCCCACGTTCGACGCCTCGCTGGCGCTCGAATTCATGGGCTTTGCCGGCGCCGACGTGCGCGAGGGCGTGGCGTCGCTGCGCGAACGGCGGGCGCCGAACTTCGGCTGA
- a CDS encoding 2Fe-2S iron-sulfur cluster-binding protein, translating to MRVRLEPSGLGFEAEAGTTLLKSAESAGIEMPSSCRNGTCRTCICQLLSGSIRHTVEWPGLSAEEKAEGWILPCVAEAQSDVTIDAPRAFSVF from the coding sequence ATGAGGGTTCGGCTCGAACCGTCGGGCCTTGGCTTCGAGGCCGAGGCCGGCACCACGCTCCTGAAGTCGGCCGAATCAGCCGGAATCGAAATGCCGAGCTCCTGCCGCAACGGCACCTGTCGCACCTGCATCTGCCAGCTGCTGTCGGGCTCGATACGCCACACCGTCGAATGGCCAGGCCTGAGCGCCGAGGAAAAGGCCGAGGGCTGGATATTGCCCTGCGTGGCCGAGGCGCAGAGCGATGTAACGATCGATGCGCCCCGGGCGTTTTCGGTCTTCTGA
- a CDS encoding VF530 family DNA-binding protein gives MTDESPAPAKPAQPRNPLHGLTLEAIVTALADYYGWEQLGQLVPIRCFTFEPSVSSSLKFLRKTPWAREKVESLYLFMLREQRREQQQQQQPPQR, from the coding sequence GTGACCGACGAATCGCCAGCGCCCGCCAAGCCGGCCCAGCCACGGAACCCGTTGCACGGGCTCACGCTGGAAGCCATCGTCACGGCGCTGGCCGATTACTACGGCTGGGAACAGCTCGGCCAGCTCGTTCCCATCCGCTGCTTCACCTTCGAGCCGAGCGTGAGCTCCAGCCTCAAGTTCCTGCGCAAGACGCCGTGGGCGCGCGAGAAGGTCGAAAGCCTTTATCTCTTCATGCTGCGCGAACAGCGCCGCGAGCAGCAGCAACAGCAGCAACCCCCGCAGCGATGA
- a CDS encoding MFS transporter, protein MSGPASPASPSPISAAVPAPPSFSQLRRERPFMQLWVARLFGTAASQMLLVAIGWHMYELTSSAWDLGLVGLYQFVPALLLALLAGHVVDRRHRGRIVAACFAVQGVVALVLLLAVAQRFDTRGLLLGLSLVLGAVRAFQMPAQQALTPLLVPPTMLPRAMAFSSAGMQGAIIGGPALGGLLFVAGMAVVYGASVLCFAIACVLVLRLRYAHTPAAREPVTLATVFAGVNFIWKRKPVLGAVSLDLFAVLLGGAVALLPIYAKDILHTGPWGLGLLRSAPAVGALVMSIALTRRPIERNIGRTLLIAVGLFGLCMVVFGISRSFVVSLIALAVSGGADMVNVVIRQTLVQLETPDAMRGRVSAVNSIFIGASNQLGEFESGATAALLGPVGSVVLGGVGTMMVALGWFKLFPSLAQRDRLVIAAPAQPVKQS, encoded by the coding sequence ATGTCCGGCCCCGCTTCTCCTGCCTCTCCTTCTCCCATTTCCGCCGCCGTTCCCGCGCCCCCGAGCTTTTCCCAACTCAGGCGCGAGCGTCCGTTCATGCAGTTGTGGGTGGCGCGGCTTTTCGGCACCGCGGCGTCGCAGATGCTTTTGGTGGCCATCGGATGGCACATGTACGAACTCACCAGCAGCGCCTGGGATCTCGGCCTCGTCGGCCTCTACCAGTTCGTTCCCGCATTGCTGCTGGCGCTGCTGGCCGGCCACGTGGTCGACCGCCGCCATCGTGGCCGCATCGTGGCGGCCTGTTTTGCGGTGCAGGGGGTAGTGGCGCTGGTGCTGCTGCTCGCGGTGGCGCAGCGCTTCGACACGCGTGGGCTGCTGCTGGGGCTGTCGCTGGTGCTCGGCGCGGTGCGGGCCTTCCAGATGCCGGCGCAGCAGGCGCTGACGCCGCTCCTGGTGCCGCCCACCATGCTGCCGCGGGCCATGGCCTTCAGCTCGGCCGGCATGCAGGGCGCGATCATCGGCGGGCCGGCGCTTGGCGGCCTGCTGTTCGTGGCGGGCATGGCGGTGGTGTACGGCGCGAGCGTGCTGTGCTTTGCCATTGCCTGCGTATTGGTGCTGCGGCTGCGCTACGCCCATACCCCGGCGGCGCGCGAGCCAGTCACGCTGGCCACGGTGTTCGCGGGTGTCAATTTCATCTGGAAGCGCAAGCCCGTGCTCGGCGCCGTGTCGCTCGATCTTTTCGCGGTGCTGCTGGGCGGCGCCGTAGCGCTGCTGCCCATCTACGCCAAGGACATCCTGCACACCGGGCCATGGGGCCTCGGCCTGCTTCGCAGCGCGCCCGCTGTGGGCGCGCTCGTGATGTCGATTGCGCTCACGCGCCGGCCCATCGAGCGCAACATCGGCCGCACCCTGCTGATCGCCGTCGGGCTCTTCGGGCTGTGCATGGTGGTGTTCGGCATTTCGCGCAGCTTCGTCGTTTCGCTGATCGCGCTGGCGGTGTCCGGTGGGGCCGACATGGTCAACGTGGTGATCCGGCAGACCCTCGTGCAGCTCGAAACGCCCGACGCCATGCGTGGCCGGGTGAGTGCGGTCAACTCGATCTTCATCGGGGCCAGCAACCAGCTGGGCGAGTTCGAATCGGGCGCCACGGCGGCGCTGCTGGGGCCGGTGGGCTCGGTGGTGCTGGGCGGCGTGGGAACCATGATGGTGGCGCTGGGCTGGTTCAAGCTGTTTCCGTCGCTCGCGCAGCGGGATCGGCTGGTGATCGCGGCGCCGGCCCAGCCCGTCAAGCAGAGCTGA
- the zigA gene encoding zinc metallochaperone GTPase ZigA, which produces MTQRLPVTVLSGFLGAGKTTLLNHILHNREGRRVAVIVNDMSEVNIDAALVRDGGAQLSRTDEKLVEMSNGCICCTLREDLLVEVSRLAKEGRFDQLVIESTGISEPLPVAETFTFAGEDGKSLADVARLDTMVTVVDAFNFLRDYGSPDSLGQRGQSLGDEDTRTVVDLLIEQIEFCDVLVVNKTDLVTAEERGRLMAILRSLNPRARIETSEFGRVALDRVLDTGLFDFDQAEQAPGWLAELRGEHPPESDTYGIRSFVYRARLPFHPQRFWDLVQSEWEGVVRSKGFFWLASRATRAGSWSQAGGACRYGVAGLWWAAVPREHWPAEEEALQLIRKNWDPATGDARQELVLIGIGMDEAELRARLDACLLTESEMRYGASWWANLPDPFPSWNV; this is translated from the coding sequence ATGACCCAACGCCTTCCCGTTACCGTGCTGTCCGGCTTTCTCGGCGCCGGCAAGACCACGCTGCTCAACCACATCCTGCACAACCGCGAGGGGCGGCGCGTGGCGGTCATCGTCAACGACATGAGCGAGGTCAACATCGACGCGGCGCTGGTGCGAGACGGCGGCGCCCAGCTTTCGCGCACCGACGAGAAGCTGGTCGAGATGAGCAACGGCTGCATCTGCTGCACGCTGCGCGAAGACCTGCTCGTCGAGGTGAGCCGGCTCGCGAAGGAAGGGCGCTTCGACCAGCTCGTGATCGAATCGACCGGCATCTCGGAGCCGCTGCCAGTGGCCGAGACCTTCACCTTTGCCGGCGAAGACGGCAAGAGCCTGGCCGACGTGGCGCGGCTGGACACCATGGTGACGGTGGTCGACGCCTTCAACTTCCTGCGCGACTACGGCTCGCCCGACAGCCTGGGCCAGCGCGGCCAGTCGCTCGGCGATGAAGACACCCGCACCGTGGTCGACCTGCTGATCGAGCAGATCGAGTTCTGCGACGTGCTGGTGGTCAACAAGACCGACCTCGTCACCGCCGAAGAGCGCGGCCGGCTGATGGCCATTCTGCGCAGCCTCAACCCGCGTGCGCGCATCGAGACGTCGGAGTTCGGCCGCGTGGCGCTCGATCGCGTGCTGGACACGGGCCTGTTCGATTTCGATCAGGCCGAACAGGCGCCCGGCTGGCTGGCCGAGCTGCGCGGCGAGCACCCGCCGGAGAGCGACACCTACGGCATTCGCAGCTTCGTGTACCGCGCGCGGCTGCCGTTTCATCCCCAGCGCTTCTGGGACCTGGTGCAAAGCGAGTGGGAAGGTGTGGTGCGTTCCAAGGGATTCTTCTGGCTCGCGAGCCGGGCCACGCGCGCGGGCTCCTGGTCGCAGGCGGGTGGCGCCTGCCGCTACGGCGTGGCCGGCCTGTGGTGGGCCGCCGTGCCGCGCGAGCACTGGCCTGCCGAGGAAGAAGCGTTGCAGCTCATCCGCAAGAACTGGGATCCCGCCACCGGCGACGCGCGGCAGGAGCTGGTGCTGATTGGCATCGGAATGGACGAGGCCGAACTGCGTGCGCGGCTCGACGCCTGCCTGCTGACCGAAAGCGAAATGCGCTACGGCGCTTCATGGTGGGCCAATCTTCCGGACCCTTTTCCGTCCTGGAACGTGTAG
- a CDS encoding universal stress protein: MFNHILVPIDGSETSMLAVSKASGLALAFGSRITLIHVIDNYPFIGVGADYALGQNEYLAAATASANAALARGVAALAAEGLHSDQRVIDGHVVHEGIVDTAIAIAADLIVMGSHGRSGIEKLLLGSVTQRVLQDAPMPVLVVKGGL, translated from the coding sequence ATGTTCAATCACATCCTGGTTCCGATCGACGGCTCCGAAACTTCCATGCTCGCGGTCAGCAAGGCCAGCGGCCTGGCGCTGGCGTTCGGAAGCCGCATCACGTTGATCCACGTGATCGACAACTATCCCTTCATCGGCGTGGGCGCGGACTACGCGCTCGGCCAGAACGAATACCTTGCCGCGGCCACTGCAAGCGCGAACGCGGCGCTCGCACGCGGCGTGGCCGCGCTTGCGGCCGAAGGCCTGCACAGCGACCAGCGCGTGATCGACGGCCATGTGGTGCACGAAGGCATCGTCGACACGGCCATTGCCATTGCCGCCGACCTGATCGTGATGGGCTCGCATGGCCGCAGCGGCATCGAGAAGCTGCTGCTCGGCAGCGTGACCCAGCGTGTGCTCCAGGACGCACCCATGCCGGTGCTCGTGGTCAAGGGCGGGCTGTAG
- a CDS encoding alpha/beta hydrolase: MSRSPIEIETAPHPTATVIVMHGLGADGNDFVPIANELDLSSVGPVRFVFPNAPVIPVTINGGYQMPAWYDIAVADLVAREDEAGLRRSQAAIEALIANEKARGIKPERIVVAGFSQGCAMALMTGLRHTERLAGIVGLSGYLPIAATTAAERHAANHETPVFLAHGRQDPVVPFDRALQSRDALTALGYTVEWHEYTMAHSVCMEEIADLNRFLLRVLAS; this comes from the coding sequence ATGTCCCGCTCCCCGATCGAAATCGAAACCGCTCCCCATCCCACCGCCACGGTGATCGTGATGCACGGCCTTGGCGCCGACGGAAACGACTTCGTGCCGATTGCCAACGAACTCGACCTGTCGAGCGTGGGCCCCGTGCGCTTCGTGTTTCCGAATGCGCCGGTGATCCCGGTCACCATCAACGGCGGCTACCAGATGCCGGCGTGGTACGACATTGCGGTGGCCGACCTGGTCGCGCGCGAAGACGAGGCGGGCCTGCGCCGCTCGCAAGCTGCGATCGAAGCGCTCATTGCCAACGAGAAAGCCCGCGGCATCAAGCCCGAGCGCATCGTGGTGGCCGGTTTCTCCCAAGGCTGCGCCATGGCGCTGATGACCGGCCTGCGCCATACCGAGCGGCTGGCGGGCATCGTCGGCCTCTCGGGCTATCTGCCCATTGCAGCCACCACCGCGGCGGAGCGCCATGCGGCCAATCACGAAACCCCGGTTTTCCTGGCCCATGGCCGGCAAGACCCGGTGGTGCCATTCGACAGGGCGCTGCAGTCGCGCGACGCGCTCACCGCGCTGGGCTACACCGTCGAGTGGCATGAATACACCATGGCGCATTCGGTCTGCATGGAGGAAATTGCCGACCTGAACCGGTTCCTGCTGCGCGTGCTGGCGTCATAG
- a CDS encoding glutathione S-transferase codes for MPHPSLPVLYSFRRCPYAMRARLALAASGEPCELREVVLKNKPAEMLAASPKGTVPVLVLPGATVLEQSLDIMLWALRRNDPLRWLEPEAGALDDMLALIAACDNDFKPQLDRYKYPGRFSELPENACEIGSQFLLRLEAMLAAGSGQLFGARAALADAAVMPFVRQFAMVDPAWFESQPWPQLRSWLAGWTGSQLFERAMRKYEPWASGSAGVAYPPA; via the coding sequence ATGCCGCACCCGAGCCTCCCCGTTCTCTACAGCTTTCGCCGTTGCCCGTACGCAATGCGCGCCCGTTTGGCGTTGGCCGCCAGCGGCGAACCTTGCGAGCTGCGCGAAGTGGTCTTGAAGAACAAGCCCGCCGAGATGCTGGCCGCCTCGCCCAAGGGCACAGTGCCCGTGCTGGTGCTGCCCGGCGCTACGGTGCTCGAACAAAGCCTCGACATCATGCTGTGGGCCCTGCGCCGCAACGACCCGCTGCGCTGGCTAGAGCCCGAGGCGGGCGCGCTTGACGACATGCTCGCGCTCATCGCCGCCTGCGACAACGACTTCAAGCCCCAGCTCGACCGCTACAAATACCCAGGGCGGTTCAGCGAATTACCCGAGAACGCATGCGAAATCGGCTCGCAATTTCTGTTGCGGCTCGAGGCAATGCTTGCCGCGGGTTCGGGCCAGCTTTTCGGCGCGCGAGCCGCGTTGGCCGATGCCGCCGTCATGCCCTTCGTGCGGCAGTTCGCAATGGTCGATCCCGCATGGTTCGAAAGCCAGCCCTGGCCGCAGTTGCGCAGCTGGCTGGCAGGTTGGACCGGGTCGCAGCTGTTCGAGCGCGCGATGCGGAAGTACGAGCCGTGGGCATCAGGCTCGGCCGGCGTCGCCTACCCGCCGGCCTGA
- a CDS encoding RluA family pseudouridine synthase, whose protein sequence is MPDTDLLIDLVHEDAHLLVLNKPAGLLCVPGRGEDKQDCLSARAMQRWPDALIVHRLDMATSGLVLMARGAAMQRALGDAFANRVVHKRYEAIVDGAMPVRDEWSVIDAPLMADWPRRPLQKVDPAGKPSVTRWRALSSTADGETAATHVLLEPLTGRSHQLRVHLLSIGHPILGDALYGSAEVQARAPRLLLHASELGFAHPATQQMLRFQSQPDFALLSSSLFSTARP, encoded by the coding sequence ATGCCCGACACCGACCTTCTTATCGACCTCGTTCACGAAGACGCCCACCTGCTGGTGCTGAACAAGCCTGCGGGCCTGCTTTGCGTGCCCGGACGCGGCGAAGACAAGCAGGACTGCCTGAGCGCGCGCGCCATGCAGCGGTGGCCCGATGCGCTGATCGTTCACCGGCTCGATATGGCGACCAGCGGGCTCGTGCTGATGGCGCGCGGCGCCGCCATGCAGCGGGCGCTCGGCGATGCGTTTGCCAACCGGGTGGTGCACAAGCGCTACGAGGCCATCGTCGATGGCGCCATGCCGGTGCGCGATGAATGGTCCGTTATCGATGCGCCGCTGATGGCCGATTGGCCGCGGCGCCCGTTGCAGAAGGTAGACCCTGCGGGCAAGCCGAGCGTCACGCGCTGGCGGGCGCTTTCTTCAACAGCCGATGGAGAAACTGCGGCAACGCATGTGCTGCTGGAGCCCCTCACGGGCCGCTCGCATCAGCTGCGCGTGCATCTGCTGTCTATTGGCCATCCGATCCTGGGCGATGCGCTCTATGGCAGTGCCGAGGTCCAGGCGCGCGCCCCGCGCCTGCTGCTGCATGCGAGCGAGCTGGGCTTCGCGCATCCTGCAACGCAGCAGATGCTTCGCTTTCAGAGCCAGCCGGATTTCGCCCTTCTTTCTTCTTCTCTTTTTTCTACAGCCCGCCCTTGA
- a CDS encoding Fur family transcriptional regulator encodes MSPHPKPSPSTASGSQALLRSSGLRVTRAAQTVLDLLEHAPQPLTHDDVVAAYTGATGAPPDRVTIYRVLDRLVEAGLCDRRVGADRINRFARHVEAASGNIFECDQCHKVLALPSDPELPKVMSRLGRELRKQGIDTRRTALTLHGTCGDCRG; translated from the coding sequence ATGAGCCCACACCCAAAGCCCTCTCCCTCCACGGCATCAGGCAGCCAAGCCTTGCTGCGCAGCAGCGGCCTGCGCGTGACGCGCGCCGCGCAAACCGTGCTGGACCTGCTGGAACACGCTCCGCAGCCGCTGACGCACGACGACGTGGTTGCCGCCTACACCGGTGCCACCGGTGCCCCGCCCGACCGCGTGACGATCTACCGCGTGCTCGACCGCCTGGTCGAGGCCGGCCTGTGCGATCGCCGCGTGGGCGCGGACCGCATCAACCGCTTTGCGCGCCACGTGGAAGCCGCTTCGGGCAACATCTTCGAGTGCGACCAGTGCCATAAGGTGCTGGCGCTGCCTTCCGACCCCGAACTGCCCAAGGTAATGAGCCGGCTCGGCCGCGAGTTGCGCAAGCAAGGCATCGACACGCGCCGCACCGCGCTCACGCTGCACGGCACCTGCGGGGATTGCAGGGGCTGA
- a CDS encoding GNAT family N-acetyltransferase gives MSDYEVRPATMRDAKAVAEVHTLAAQAAYQGILPEEELRTLAPATREAKWREAIEFSEPQVQVAVLGGEIVGFVGFDRSRDPKTPSTAGEIWALYVKPEHWSKGLGVALWDAAREGLEEEGCTTVTAWVPIRNDRAMRFFELAGFKREMKTAKTTALGTVRVEEIRLKRNVV, from the coding sequence ATGTCAGATTACGAAGTTCGCCCCGCCACGATGCGCGACGCCAAGGCCGTCGCCGAAGTCCACACCCTGGCCGCCCAGGCTGCCTACCAGGGCATCCTGCCCGAGGAAGAGCTGCGCACGCTGGCCCCCGCCACCCGCGAAGCCAAGTGGCGCGAAGCCATCGAGTTCAGCGAGCCGCAGGTGCAGGTTGCGGTGCTGGGCGGCGAAATCGTCGGCTTTGTCGGCTTCGACCGCTCGCGCGATCCCAAGACGCCTTCCACCGCAGGCGAGATCTGGGCTCTCTATGTCAAACCGGAGCATTGGAGCAAGGGCCTCGGCGTGGCGCTCTGGGACGCCGCGCGCGAAGGCCTCGAAGAAGAAGGCTGCACCACCGTCACCGCGTGGGTGCCGATTCGCAATGACCGCGCCATGCGCTTTTTCGAACTCGCCGGTTTCAAGCGCGAAATGAAGACCGCCAAGACCACGGCGCTCGGCACGGTGCGCGTCGAAGAAATCCGCCTCAAGCGCAACGTCGTCTGA
- a CDS encoding 2OG-Fe dioxygenase family protein, which produces MTNAAFAPPFIQPGELLPALREQGYAVLSPQGVSDWLGVPLDQLEALHADWNDLPPDEYLKDGGRYRTRRHACFTVEGEAIAQVPHRAHWQPVEYNALHGGMQRWFAPMREATVVQPVWKRLLQRLGEAASGMRDTAAQPWFVEAHQFRIDTAGGIGRPTPEGAHRDGVDLVAVALVGRSGIKGGETRVFEANGRRGERFTMTEPWTLLLLDDARVIHESTPIQPTEEGTAGWRDTLVVTCRAQGFQGD; this is translated from the coding sequence GTGACCAACGCTGCATTCGCACCGCCGTTCATCCAGCCGGGCGAACTGCTGCCCGCGCTGCGCGAACAGGGTTATGCGGTGCTCAGCCCGCAGGGCGTGAGCGACTGGCTCGGCGTGCCGCTCGATCAACTCGAAGCACTGCACGCCGACTGGAACGACCTTCCACCGGATGAATACCTGAAAGACGGCGGCCGCTACCGCACGCGGCGCCACGCGTGTTTCACGGTCGAAGGCGAGGCGATTGCGCAGGTGCCGCATCGTGCGCACTGGCAACCGGTCGAATACAACGCGCTGCACGGCGGCATGCAGCGCTGGTTTGCGCCCATGCGCGAGGCCACGGTAGTGCAGCCGGTATGGAAGCGCCTGCTGCAGCGGCTGGGCGAAGCGGCAAGCGGCATGCGCGATACCGCAGCGCAACCGTGGTTTGTCGAGGCGCACCAGTTCCGCATCGACACCGCAGGAGGCATCGGCCGGCCCACGCCCGAAGGCGCGCACCGCGACGGTGTCGACCTGGTGGCGGTCGCACTGGTGGGGCGCAGCGGAATCAAGGGCGGCGAAACGCGCGTGTTCGAAGCCAACGGAAGGCGCGGCGAGCGGTTCACCATGACCGAGCCGTGGACGCTGCTGCTGCTCGACGACGCACGCGTGATCCACGAGTCCACGCCCATCCAGCCGACCGAAGAGGGGACCGCCGGCTGGCGCGATACCCTCGTCGTCACCTGCCGCGCTCAGGGTTTCCAGGGGGATTGA